One genomic segment of Pedobacter endophyticus includes these proteins:
- a CDS encoding tail fiber domain-containing protein — protein sequence MKRAISFSFAVFLIAASLKISAQEVTQTNVKPVNNSLEMVSKLEPVSFNYDKSWANKLKLPVTEQYGFVGSAAKASVPSLITVQAKDYPTGKNASSYATITKVDYESLIPLLVGSIKEQQQQIEDLKREIRSLRTERAK from the coding sequence ATGAAACGAGCAATTTCATTTTCTTTTGCGGTATTTTTAATTGCCGCATCGCTAAAAATTAGTGCACAAGAAGTAACACAAACAAATGTAAAACCTGTAAACAATTCGCTTGAGATGGTTTCTAAGTTGGAGCCTGTTAGCTTCAATTATGATAAATCCTGGGCAAATAAATTGAAACTTCCGGTTACGGAGCAATATGGTTTTGTTGGGTCAGCTGCAAAAGCTTCGGTGCCGAGCCTGATCACCGTTCAAGCGAAAGATTACCCAACAGGGAAGAACGCATCGTCGTATGCAACAATTACCAAGGTTGATTATGAAAGTTTAATTCCCTTGCTGGTTGGCAGTATTAAAGAGCAGCAGCAGCAGATTGAAGACCTTAAGCGAGAAATAAGGTCGCTGAGGACAGAAAGGGCTAAGTAA
- a CDS encoding methylenetetrahydrofolate reductase, with translation MKITEHIKNAKGKTLFSFELLPPIKGQSIQWIYDAIDPLLEFNPPFIDVTSLREDYIYKEQENGLLQKVSYRKRPGTIAICAAIIHKYKIDAVPHLICGGFTKEETENALIDLQFLGIDNVLALRGDARAADNAFVPTKGGHCYATDLIQHIKNHNNGKFLHEDVETFKSDFCIGVAGYPEKHFEAPNLNADFKFLKKKVDMGAEFIVTQMFFDNQKYFDFVKKCRENDINVPIIPGLKPISTLTQLNVLPKIFHIDLPDELTDALSYAKNNAEAREIGTQAMIKQCKELIDFGVPVLHFYTMGKPEQTKQIARAIF, from the coding sequence ATGAAAATTACAGAACATATAAAGAACGCAAAAGGTAAAACCTTATTTTCATTCGAGTTATTGCCGCCGATAAAGGGCCAGAGTATTCAGTGGATTTATGATGCCATTGACCCATTATTGGAATTCAACCCGCCATTTATTGATGTAACATCTCTGCGTGAGGATTATATTTACAAAGAACAGGAAAATGGCTTGCTGCAAAAGGTTTCTTACCGCAAGCGCCCGGGAACCATTGCCATTTGTGCGGCTATTATTCATAAATACAAAATCGATGCAGTTCCACATTTAATTTGTGGGGGATTCACAAAAGAGGAGACTGAAAATGCATTAATCGATCTTCAGTTTTTGGGTATCGACAATGTTTTGGCCTTACGTGGCGACGCCAGGGCTGCGGATAACGCCTTTGTACCCACAAAAGGGGGACATTGCTACGCAACAGACCTTATTCAACATATAAAGAACCACAACAACGGGAAATTTTTGCACGAAGATGTAGAAACTTTCAAGAGCGATTTCTGTATTGGCGTTGCCGGATACCCCGAAAAACACTTCGAGGCACCTAATCTTAACGCAGATTTTAAATTTCTGAAAAAGAAAGTAGACATGGGCGCCGAGTTCATCGTTACGCAAATGTTTTTCGACAATCAGAAGTATTTCGATTTTGTTAAAAAATGCAGGGAAAATGATATCAACGTGCCGATAATTCCAGGTTTGAAGCCGATCAGCACGTTAACACAACTAAATGTGCTGCCTAAAATCTTCCACATCGATTTGCCGGACGAATTAACTGACGCGTTATCTTACGCCAAAAACAACGCCGAAGCAAGGGAAATAGGTACCCAAGCAATGATTAAACAATGTAAAGAGCTGATCGATTTTGGTGTGCCAGTATTGCATTTCTATACCATGGGTAAGCCAGAACAAACTAAACAGATTGCAAGGGCAATTTTTTAG
- the metH gene encoding methionine synthase: MSIREELEKRILVIDGAMGTMIQRYTLTEEDFRGERFKNHPCDVKGNNDLLNITRPDIIKAIHLEYLAAGADIIETNTFSTQRISMADYQMEDLSYELSYEGARVAKEAATEFMAANPDRKCFVAGAIGPTNRTLSMSPNVNDPGFRAVYFDELEAAYYEQVRGLVDGGSDVLLIETIFDTLNAKVAIVAIKKYEEVIGRKLEIMISGTITDASGRTLSGQTAEAFLNSVMHAKPLSIGFNCALGAKEMRPHIEELAAKAGCYVSAYPNAGLPNEFGAYDEQPHETAHLVDDFIASGFVNIVGGCCGTTPEHIGCIANNAKKAAPRKLPTIEPYMRLSGLEPVTIKPDSIFVNVGERTNITGSPKFSKLILSGDYEAALAVALQQVEGGAQIIDVNMDEGMLDSEAAMTKFLNLIASEPDIAKLPIMVDSSKWSVIENGLKCLQGKGIVNSISLKEGEEKFRESARKIMQYGAAVVVMAFDEQGQADNYQRRIEICKRSYDILVNEIGFPPEDIIFDPNILTVATGLEEHNNYAVDFINATRWIKENLPHAKVSGGVSNISFSFRGNNVVREAMHSAFLYHAIRAGLDMGIVNAGMLEVYQEIPPELLERVEDVLLNRRDDATERLVEYAETVKSKGKEIVKDEQWRKGTVEERLSHSLVKGLVEYLDDDVEEARQKYARPIQVIEGPLMDGMNIVGDLFGAGKMFLPQVVKSARVMKKAVAYLLPFIEQEKLDNPDQDQNSSAGKVLMATVKGDVHDIGKNIVGVVLACNNFEIVDMGVMVPAQDIIKKAKEINADIIGLSGLITPSLDEMVHFAKEMEREGFTIPLIIGGATTSRIHAAVKVAPNYSGPAIHVLDASRSVTVCSTLMNPETKGDYVAGIKAEYEKAREAHLNKRSDKRFKTIDEARENKFKIDFDRNLPVPEFTGTRVFDNYPLEELVPYIDWTPFFHTWELRGSYPKIFDDKNVGDEAKKLFDDAQTLLKRILDEKLLTARGVIGFWPANSVGDDIELRVGSVELGDSKLQAPSPKLTTIHTLRQQAEKVDGQPYYALSDFIAPKESGIQDYFGGFAVTTGIGIDELVAEFEANHDDYNSIMAKALADRLAEAFAERMHERVRKEFWGYAKNENLNNQELIKEEYAGIRPAPGYPACPEHTEKGTLFELLDAENQIGLRLTESYAMYPTAAVSGFYFAHPDSRYFGLGKITKDQVEDYAVRKNMSIDEVERWLSPNLAY, from the coding sequence ATGAGTATAAGAGAAGAATTAGAAAAGCGTATTTTAGTAATTGATGGTGCAATGGGCACTATGATTCAACGCTATACTTTAACAGAAGAAGATTTTAGGGGCGAAAGGTTTAAAAATCATCCATGCGATGTGAAGGGCAATAATGATTTGCTCAACATTACACGTCCTGATATTATCAAGGCGATACATCTTGAATATTTAGCGGCAGGTGCTGATATTATCGAAACCAATACCTTCAGTACGCAAAGAATTTCGATGGCTGATTACCAAATGGAAGATCTTTCTTACGAACTCAGCTACGAAGGCGCTCGTGTTGCCAAAGAGGCGGCTACGGAATTTATGGCGGCCAATCCGGATAGAAAATGCTTTGTAGCAGGTGCGATAGGCCCAACCAACCGCACGCTGTCCATGTCGCCAAATGTAAACGATCCCGGTTTTAGGGCGGTTTATTTCGACGAGCTTGAGGCCGCTTATTACGAGCAGGTTCGCGGCCTGGTAGATGGGGGTTCCGATGTGCTGTTAATCGAAACAATTTTCGATACGCTGAATGCCAAAGTGGCCATTGTTGCCATAAAAAAATATGAAGAGGTAATCGGAAGAAAACTTGAGATCATGATTTCAGGAACCATTACCGATGCGTCTGGTAGAACCTTGTCTGGCCAAACTGCAGAGGCTTTTTTAAACTCTGTAATGCACGCTAAACCCTTAAGTATTGGTTTTAACTGTGCCTTGGGTGCAAAAGAAATGCGCCCACATATTGAAGAACTGGCTGCAAAAGCGGGCTGTTATGTATCGGCCTATCCAAATGCAGGCTTACCAAACGAGTTCGGTGCCTACGATGAACAACCGCATGAAACCGCTCATCTGGTTGATGATTTTATCGCTTCCGGATTTGTGAATATTGTCGGCGGCTGCTGCGGTACCACCCCAGAGCATATTGGTTGTATCGCCAATAACGCCAAAAAAGCGGCGCCAAGAAAGTTGCCAACTATAGAGCCATACATGAGGTTGAGCGGCCTTGAGCCCGTAACCATTAAGCCCGACAGCATTTTTGTGAACGTTGGAGAGCGAACGAACATCACCGGATCGCCCAAGTTTTCTAAGCTTATTTTAAGCGGCGATTATGAAGCGGCACTTGCCGTGGCCTTACAACAAGTAGAGGGAGGCGCACAGATTATCGATGTGAACATGGATGAGGGGATGCTCGATTCGGAAGCCGCTATGACTAAGTTTTTAAACTTAATTGCTTCCGAGCCGGATATTGCCAAGCTACCCATCATGGTCGACTCCTCTAAGTGGTCGGTGATTGAAAACGGCTTAAAATGTTTGCAGGGAAAAGGGATCGTAAACTCTATTTCGTTAAAAGAAGGCGAAGAAAAGTTCCGTGAGAGTGCCCGCAAAATTATGCAATACGGCGCAGCAGTTGTGGTAATGGCGTTTGATGAGCAAGGGCAGGCAGACAACTATCAACGAAGGATAGAAATCTGTAAACGCAGCTACGATATTTTAGTAAATGAAATTGGTTTCCCGCCAGAAGACATTATATTCGATCCGAACATCTTAACCGTTGCCACCGGACTGGAGGAGCATAATAACTATGCTGTCGACTTTATTAACGCCACCCGTTGGATTAAAGAAAACCTGCCTCACGCGAAAGTGAGTGGTGGCGTTTCCAACATATCATTCTCTTTTAGGGGAAATAATGTGGTTCGCGAAGCGATGCACTCCGCATTTCTTTACCATGCTATCCGGGCAGGTTTAGATATGGGCATTGTAAATGCCGGAATGTTAGAGGTTTATCAGGAAATTCCGCCCGAGCTTTTGGAGCGGGTTGAAGATGTACTGCTGAATCGCAGAGATGATGCAACCGAACGTTTGGTTGAATATGCCGAAACGGTAAAATCCAAAGGAAAAGAAATTGTTAAAGATGAACAATGGCGAAAAGGCACCGTTGAAGAAAGATTATCCCATTCGCTGGTAAAGGGTTTGGTGGAGTATTTAGACGACGATGTGGAAGAAGCACGCCAGAAATATGCCCGGCCTATTCAGGTAATTGAAGGCCCATTGATGGATGGTATGAACATCGTTGGCGATTTATTTGGCGCTGGCAAAATGTTCCTGCCCCAAGTGGTAAAATCGGCCCGTGTAATGAAAAAGGCCGTGGCTTACCTGCTTCCTTTCATCGAACAAGAAAAGTTAGACAACCCCGATCAGGATCAAAATTCATCCGCAGGGAAAGTGCTGATGGCTACAGTAAAAGGTGATGTTCATGATATCGGAAAAAATATCGTAGGCGTAGTGCTTGCCTGTAACAACTTCGAGATTGTAGATATGGGCGTGATGGTTCCTGCGCAAGATATCATCAAAAAAGCCAAAGAAATTAATGCCGATATTATTGGTTTAAGCGGATTAATTACGCCATCGCTGGATGAAATGGTTCATTTTGCCAAGGAAATGGAACGCGAAGGCTTCACCATACCGTTAATTATTGGCGGCGCAACCACATCCCGCATTCATGCCGCCGTAAAAGTGGCGCCAAATTATTCAGGTCCCGCTATACACGTTTTGGATGCATCGAGAAGTGTAACCGTTTGCAGCACCTTGATGAACCCTGAAACGAAAGGCGATTATGTTGCCGGAATTAAGGCCGAGTACGAAAAAGCACGAGAGGCGCATTTAAACAAACGGTCTGATAAGCGTTTTAAAACGATTGACGAAGCCCGCGAAAACAAATTTAAGATCGATTTCGATCGAAACCTTCCTGTTCCGGAATTTACAGGAACACGGGTTTTTGATAACTATCCTTTAGAAGAATTGGTGCCTTATATCGATTGGACACCGTTTTTCCACACCTGGGAACTTCGCGGAAGCTACCCTAAAATATTCGATGATAAGAACGTTGGCGATGAGGCTAAAAAGCTTTTCGACGATGCACAAACCTTGCTGAAACGGATTTTGGATGAAAAATTATTGACCGCCAGGGGCGTTATTGGTTTTTGGCCAGCAAATTCGGTTGGAGACGACATTGAGTTGAGAGTTGGGAGTGTTGAGTTGGGAGATTCCAAACTCCAAGCTCCAAGCCCCAAGCTAACAACTATCCACACCCTCCGCCAGCAAGCAGAAAAAGTAGATGGGCAACCCTATTATGCGTTATCTGATTTCATTGCACCAAAAGAAAGCGGAATACAGGATTATTTCGGTGGTTTTGCCGTAACAACGGGCATCGGAATTGATGAGTTGGTGGCTGAATTTGAAGCAAACCACGACGATTATAATAGCATCATGGCAAAAGCCTTGGCCGATCGGTTGGCCGAAGCATTTGCTGAGCGGATGCACGAGCGGGTTCGTAAAGAATTTTGGGGTTATGCCAAAAATGAAAACCTCAATAATCAAGAATTAATCAAAGAAGAATACGCAGGGATTCGTCCGGCGCCAGGTTATCCAGCCTGTCCTGAGCATACCGAAAAGGGAACCTTGTTTGAATTGCTCGATGCGGAGAACCAAATTGGGCTTCGACTGACAGAAAGCTACGCCATGTATCCAACGGCTGCGGTAAGCGGATTTTATTTTGCGCATCCAGATTCAAGGTACTTTGGCCTGGGTAAAATTACAAAAGATCAGGTAGAGGATTATGCAGTGCGAAAGAACATGTCGATAGACGAAGTAGAAAGATGGCTTAGCCCCAATTTGGCCTATTAA
- a CDS encoding Bax inhibitor-1/YccA family protein, giving the protein MDQQNYQYQNNSVFVQENSVSRKFFANVFLWMFVALSLSTAAAYVFGTNEQLMQYLLTINPSTGKVGMSIFGYIAMFAPLGLVLLMGFGLSRLSLPALIGVFVLYSVLTGVSLSFILLTYTSGSIVSCFAGAAGIFGIMAFMGYTTNIDLSKFGPILMVGVIGLVIASVINFFIQSEQFSLFMAYIGIAIFTALTAYDVQKIKRIGQGIEASGEQVLQVESKKMAIVAALSLYLDFLNIFLFLLRIFGSRK; this is encoded by the coding sequence ATGGATCAACAAAATTATCAATATCAAAACAACAGTGTTTTCGTACAAGAAAATTCTGTTTCGAGAAAATTCTTTGCCAACGTTTTCTTATGGATGTTTGTGGCATTAAGTTTATCAACCGCTGCCGCTTATGTTTTTGGAACTAATGAGCAATTAATGCAATACCTTTTAACCATTAATCCATCTACAGGGAAAGTTGGTATGTCAATTTTCGGCTACATAGCTATGTTTGCTCCACTAGGTTTAGTCCTTTTAATGGGATTTGGCCTCAGCCGATTGTCATTGCCTGCTTTAATAGGTGTTTTTGTACTTTATTCTGTATTAACAGGAGTTAGTTTAAGTTTTATATTGCTTACCTATACCTCGGGTTCTATCGTAAGTTGTTTTGCCGGTGCCGCAGGAATATTTGGAATTATGGCCTTTATGGGATATACCACCAATATTGATTTAAGTAAGTTTGGCCCGATTTTAATGGTTGGCGTAATTGGCTTGGTTATCGCAAGTGTAATAAATTTCTTTATTCAAAGCGAACAGTTCAGCTTGTTTATGGCCTATATTGGTATTGCCATTTTTACAGCTTTAACAGCTTACGATGTGCAAAAGATTAAGCGAATTGGTCAGGGAATTGAAGCTAGTGGCGAGCAAGTGCTTCAGGTAGAATCTAAAAAAATGGCTATTGTTGCTGCTTTATCGTTATATCTTGATTTCTTAAATATCTTTTTATTCCTTTTACGCATCTTCGGAAGCAGAAAGTAA